In one Geoglobus acetivorans genomic region, the following are encoded:
- a CDS encoding TatD family hydrolase: MMELADIHSHLNFGNFKKDRDEVIRRAKIAGLSFIIDSGFDYGSNEKSLIISNEYEGYVFSTLGFSPNRIGKSDYRYVTGQISENLDSVVGIGEIGIDLKKAQADYETQKEIFLHFLELAEEFEKPAVIHARKAEEKVFELLKGRDVVAVFHCYTGSEKLAGRIVDAGMYISLSTLICYSENVQRVAEVVEPENVMFETDSPFLSPLKGRNEPANVQLAYQKFAEIKNMSVDEVAIKLIKNARNVFNIV, encoded by the coding sequence ATGATGGAGTTGGCAGACATACACAGCCACCTGAATTTCGGCAATTTCAAAAAGGACAGGGATGAGGTGATAAGAAGGGCGAAAATTGCAGGGCTATCTTTTATCATCGATTCCGGTTTCGATTACGGTTCAAATGAAAAATCCCTCATCATTTCGAATGAGTACGAGGGCTATGTCTTTTCGACTCTCGGTTTTTCCCCAAACAGGATTGGGAAGTCTGACTACAGGTATGTTACCGGTCAGATTTCGGAGAATCTGGACAGCGTAGTGGGGATTGGTGAAATAGGGATCGATCTGAAAAAGGCACAGGCTGATTATGAAACGCAGAAAGAAATATTTCTCCATTTTCTTGAGCTGGCTGAGGAGTTTGAGAAACCTGCAGTTATCCACGCAAGGAAAGCTGAGGAGAAGGTGTTTGAGCTTCTGAAGGGCAGGGATGTTGTGGCGGTTTTTCACTGCTATACTGGGAGTGAAAAGCTTGCCGGGAGGATTGTGGATGCAGGGATGTACATCTCACTCTCCACACTCATCTGTTATTCTGAAAATGTCCAGAGGGTTGCTGAGGTGGTGGAGCCTGAAAACGTGATGTTTGAAACAGATAGTCCTTTTCTCTCTCCTCTTAAGGGCAGAAATGAGCCTGCAAACGTGCAGCTTGCATATCAGAAATTTGCGGAAATCAAGAACATGAGTGTGGATGAGGTAGCCATTAAACTTATAAAAAATGCAAGAAATGTATTCAATATAGTTTGA
- a CDS encoding DUF72 domain-containing protein has product MIKVGCCGIPTSMEKYFQMFDVVEVQKTFYRPPKPETAERWRELAGEGFEFTVKAFQVITHPPSSPTYRKARLKMDDGGFFKPIRAVFDAWERTREVAKILDSSVIVFQTPRSFRECEENVRNMREFFNSIERDFVFCWEPRGWSSEAIKDVCQKLDLVHVVDPFISRSMYGEIRYYRLHGFNYRHKYSDDELEWLSERVSGEKTCYVLFNNMHMLDDAVRFREILSERK; this is encoded by the coding sequence ATGATAAAGGTGGGCTGCTGCGGTATTCCAACATCAATGGAGAAATATTTTCAGATGTTTGATGTCGTGGAGGTGCAGAAGACCTTTTACAGGCCCCCCAAACCTGAGACGGCTGAAAGGTGGAGGGAGCTTGCGGGTGAAGGCTTTGAGTTTACGGTTAAGGCATTTCAGGTCATAACCCATCCGCCATCCTCTCCCACCTACAGGAAAGCCAGGCTGAAGATGGACGATGGCGGTTTTTTCAAACCCATCAGAGCAGTTTTTGATGCGTGGGAGCGAACGAGGGAGGTGGCAAAAATTCTGGACTCCAGTGTAATTGTCTTCCAGACTCCCAGGTCTTTCAGGGAATGTGAGGAGAATGTGAGGAATATGAGGGAGTTTTTCAATTCAATCGAGAGGGACTTTGTATTCTGCTGGGAACCGAGGGGATGGAGCAGCGAGGCTATAAAGGATGTATGTCAGAAGCTTGACCTTGTGCATGTGGTCGATCCCTTCATCAGCAGGAGCATGTATGGTGAAATCAGGTATTACAGGCTCCATGGCTTCAACTACAGGCACAAATACAGCGATGATGAACTTGAATGGCTTTCTGAAAGAGTTTCGGGAGAAAAGACATGCTATGTCCTGTTCAACAACATGCACATGCTCGATGATGCCGTCAGGTTCAGGGAGATACTGAGTGAGAGAAAGTAA
- a CDS encoding PadR family transcriptional regulator — MLERKLFLSFVRIHILYHASKGEIYGAWMMRELERHGYSLSPGTLYPILHEMERDGLLQSRKIVVSGKVRKVYRTTEDGSKMLEIAKNKIKELFSEVLE; from the coding sequence TTGCTTGAACGAAAACTTTTCCTCAGTTTTGTGAGGATACACATCCTGTACCACGCATCGAAGGGAGAAATATACGGGGCATGGATGATGAGAGAGCTTGAGAGACACGGTTACTCCCTAAGTCCCGGAACACTCTACCCAATACTTCACGAAATGGAGAGAGATGGACTGCTCCAGTCAAGAAAAATCGTTGTGAGTGGAAAAGTGAGAAAAGTGTACAGAACCACAGAAGATGGATCAAAAATGCTCGAAATTGCCAAAAATAAGATCAAAGAGCTTTTCAGCGAGGTACTGGAATGA
- a CDS encoding ATP-grasp domain-containing protein yields the protein MTSDKWELYRKLKNRVNVPETSLKELDCEYVVKPRVSCGGDGIRVGGEVPQGHVAQELVNGKHLSFSFYVNDGEIHLLSVNEQILKDFEYRGAVIPAEYDGDAAEEAIRAVEVVEGLNGFVGVDAVAGSETFVIEINARLTTPSVAFKYAYGVGYAEMREMILKNGHAEFRPLRRIMLLKGKGDGYVQHGEHSIILKTIQEF from the coding sequence ATAACCTCGGATAAATGGGAACTTTACCGTAAACTGAAAAATAGGGTCAACGTTCCCGAAACGTCACTGAAGGAGCTGGATTGTGAGTATGTTGTAAAGCCGAGAGTGTCGTGTGGAGGAGATGGGATAAGGGTGGGTGGAGAGGTCCCTCAGGGACATGTTGCCCAGGAGCTTGTTAACGGAAAACATCTGAGTTTCAGTTTTTATGTAAACGATGGCGAGATACACCTTCTTAGTGTTAATGAGCAAATTCTCAAGGATTTTGAGTACCGGGGAGCGGTGATTCCCGCCGAATATGACGGAGATGCAGCGGAGGAGGCTATCAGGGCTGTAGAGGTCGTGGAGGGTCTCAACGGTTTCGTCGGAGTGGATGCTGTTGCCGGCAGTGAGACGTTCGTGATTGAAATAAATGCCAGACTGACAACGCCATCGGTTGCGTTCAAATACGCTTACGGGGTGGGCTATGCTGAAATGAGGGAGATGATACTTAAGAATGGCCATGCTGAATTCAGGCCATTGAGGAGAATCATGCTTTTGAAAGGTAAGGGAGATGGATACGTTCAGCATGGAGAACATTCCATAATTTTAAAAACAATTCAGGAATTCTGA
- a CDS encoding (2Fe-2S)-binding protein, with translation MKCVCGTKGWKVKKITLGNHLDPEYWHLIDDDFHFCPNPDCDVVYFSRKVTFTVKEVKTKVFFKEKGSPKPLCYCKQVTEEDVIEAIDRGARSVEEVERMTGIGNGGHCLITNPSGRCCKPNYTNFINKILETRAKAEDARAAIPETPSEDCCTPER, from the coding sequence ATGAAGTGCGTTTGCGGAACGAAAGGCTGGAAGGTGAAGAAAATAACGCTCGGTAACCACCTCGATCCCGAATACTGGCACCTTATAGACGATGACTTCCACTTCTGCCCGAACCCGGATTGCGATGTCGTGTATTTCAGCCGAAAGGTCACATTCACAGTTAAAGAAGTGAAAACAAAGGTGTTTTTCAAGGAGAAAGGCTCACCAAAGCCGCTGTGCTACTGCAAGCAGGTTACAGAGGAAGATGTAATTGAAGCGATAGATAGAGGGGCGAGGAGCGTTGAGGAGGTGGAAAGAATGACAGGAATAGGAAACGGAGGGCATTGTCTTATCACAAACCCGTCAGGGAGGTGCTGCAAACCCAATTATACGAACTTTATAAATAAGATCCTCGAAACCAGAGCCAAAGCGGAAGACGCCCGGGCAGCCATTCCTGAAACCCCATCGGAAGATTGCTGCACTCCAGAAAGATAA
- a CDS encoding ABC transporter ATP-binding protein has translation MIELLNVRKNIKGKEILRGVNLTVAKKEVMVIAGPSGSGKSTLLRCINRLTEIDDGEILIDGISIRDYDPIRLRRIVGMVSQFPVMFEGSVRENIAWGLKHFSKDGSIEWTVEKLAAEIGIGDLLDEDAGKLSGGEQQRVAIARTLALKPEILLLDEPTASLDPENARKIENLILKLVRARELTVLWVTHDVEQAKRIGDRVAVMKAGRIVAINVPGRVSWGDVYVR, from the coding sequence ATGATCGAGCTACTGAATGTGAGGAAAAACATAAAGGGGAAAGAAATCCTGAGGGGTGTCAATCTAACGGTGGCAAAAAAAGAAGTCATGGTAATCGCCGGGCCATCAGGCAGCGGCAAATCAACGCTTCTGAGATGCATCAACAGATTGACAGAAATTGATGATGGAGAGATACTGATAGATGGTATATCCATCAGAGATTACGATCCTATCAGATTGAGGAGAATCGTAGGAATGGTCTCTCAGTTTCCGGTAATGTTCGAAGGGAGTGTCAGAGAAAACATCGCCTGGGGTCTCAAACATTTTAGCAAAGATGGGAGCATAGAATGGACTGTTGAAAAGCTGGCCGCAGAAATCGGTATTGGTGACCTCCTCGATGAAGATGCGGGCAAGCTCAGTGGTGGTGAGCAGCAGAGGGTTGCTATAGCGAGAACTCTGGCATTAAAACCCGAAATTCTGCTTCTCGATGAGCCTACGGCCTCATTAGACCCTGAAAATGCAAGAAAAATTGAAAACCTTATATTAAAACTGGTGAGGGCAAGAGAGCTGACGGTTTTATGGGTAACCCATGACGTCGAGCAGGCAAAAAGGATTGGAGACAGAGTTGCAGTTATGAAGGCTGGCAGAATCGTTGCAATTAACGTGCCCGGAAGAGTGTCGTGGGGAGATGTATATGTACGCTGA
- a CDS encoding PAS domain-containing protein gives MPVSLTDKELKIISILKSGSKMSAGDIKRVFESRGEQIPYTTISSALEKLYSEKILDRVEVRSRGKYGKKYLYYLSEDFTSVDNLGPVADMVKSLFSAIDGVHSSDSVAFVDRNGILTLLYGNGRIINDSGVIGKRVDSFHSGVTAKFVRQIFEELKSKKRDFFRRVVNFEGRNYEKYYCGVWSSDGEFLGVLVITKVEGNAEKLPREIMYP, from the coding sequence GTGCCTGTCTCCCTGACAGATAAAGAGCTAAAAATAATCTCAATTCTGAAAAGTGGCAGTAAAATGAGTGCAGGGGACATTAAAAGGGTCTTTGAGAGCAGAGGTGAACAAATCCCATATACAACGATATCCTCAGCTCTTGAGAAGCTTTATTCAGAAAAAATTCTCGACCGGGTGGAAGTAAGGTCAAGGGGGAAATACGGGAAAAAGTATCTGTATTATCTGAGCGAGGACTTCACTTCTGTGGATAATCTTGGTCCAGTGGCAGATATGGTTAAAAGTCTTTTTTCGGCCATTGATGGGGTTCATTCGAGCGATTCCGTGGCATTTGTAGATCGGAATGGGATTCTGACGTTGCTCTATGGCAACGGCCGGATTATTAACGACAGTGGAGTAATTGGTAAGAGAGTTGACAGTTTCCATTCTGGAGTAACGGCAAAGTTCGTCAGACAGATTTTTGAGGAGCTGAAAAGCAAAAAGAGAGATTTTTTCAGGAGAGTCGTTAATTTCGAGGGCAGGAATTATGAAAAGTATTACTGCGGAGTTTGGTCCTCTGATGGTGAGTTTCTTGGAGTTCTGGTTATAACGAAGGTCGAGGGGAATGCGGAGAAGCTTCCGCGCGAGATTATGTACCCGTGA
- a CDS encoding 2-isopropylmalate synthase has protein sequence MRTVTIYDTTLRDGEQMPGISFPKSYKIQIAKQLDKLGVDVIEAGFPAATQGEFEAVREIANLGLNARISGLARLVNEDIDRAIQADVDMVHIFISTSKIQIEHTVKKTREEIVEMAVEGVEYIKSHGVECMFSAMDATRTEVEYLKTIYKAVEDAGVDIVNVPDTVGVATPFSMYELISELKKALEVPVDVHCHNDLGLAVANTYAAVKAGADQVQVTINGIGERAGNASLADVVILIKAVEGLDTNIKTEYLVETARLIERLTGIKLPPNTPIVGDNAFSHESGIHAHGVLSEATTFEPGIVTPEMVGHRRRIVVGKHAGRHQIKKLLEDAGYAVGDDVLTKIVDKVKELGDKGKKITDLDVITLAEVLMGEVRKEERVIQLDEATVITGNRITPTAVINADVNGEKKITSAIGVGPVDAALRAVAELVGKQIRITEFRMDAITGGSDALAEVYVTVEDEEGRSFTSRGAGADIVMASVDAVINAVNYLMKMRNR, from the coding sequence ATGCGCACTGTCACCATATATGACACCACTCTCAGGGATGGAGAGCAGATGCCGGGTATCTCTTTTCCCAAAAGTTACAAGATTCAGATAGCCAAGCAGCTTGACAAACTTGGGGTTGATGTTATTGAAGCTGGTTTTCCCGCCGCAACACAGGGAGAGTTTGAGGCGGTAAGGGAAATAGCGAACCTTGGACTTAACGCCAGAATCAGCGGACTGGCGAGGCTCGTAAATGAGGACATCGACAGGGCGATTCAGGCTGATGTTGATATGGTTCACATATTCATCTCAACTTCAAAAATTCAGATTGAACATACCGTTAAGAAGACCAGAGAAGAAATCGTTGAGATGGCCGTTGAGGGCGTGGAATATATAAAATCACATGGCGTTGAATGCATGTTTTCTGCAATGGACGCCACAAGAACTGAGGTCGAATACCTGAAAACGATTTACAAGGCTGTTGAGGATGCTGGCGTTGATATAGTCAACGTTCCCGATACGGTTGGAGTTGCGACACCATTTTCAATGTATGAACTGATCTCAGAGCTTAAAAAGGCTCTTGAAGTTCCCGTGGATGTGCACTGCCACAATGACCTCGGTCTGGCCGTGGCGAATACCTACGCAGCCGTTAAAGCCGGGGCGGATCAGGTACAGGTTACGATAAATGGTATTGGAGAGAGAGCAGGAAATGCGAGCCTTGCGGATGTTGTTATACTGATAAAAGCGGTTGAGGGACTTGATACCAACATAAAAACCGAATACCTCGTTGAGACTGCAAGGCTGATCGAGAGGCTTACCGGAATCAAACTTCCTCCAAACACCCCTATAGTTGGGGACAATGCATTCAGTCATGAAAGTGGAATTCACGCCCATGGTGTGCTGAGCGAGGCAACGACCTTTGAGCCGGGAATCGTAACTCCTGAAATGGTTGGACACAGGAGGCGGATTGTCGTCGGAAAGCATGCCGGAAGGCACCAGATCAAGAAACTGCTTGAAGATGCCGGATATGCTGTCGGTGATGATGTCCTCACGAAGATTGTGGATAAGGTAAAGGAGCTTGGAGATAAGGGCAAGAAGATAACAGATCTGGACGTTATAACCCTCGCCGAAGTTCTGATGGGTGAGGTCAGGAAGGAAGAGAGAGTCATACAGCTGGACGAGGCGACGGTAATTACAGGAAACAGGATCACACCAACAGCCGTGATAAATGCTGATGTCAACGGTGAGAAAAAGATAACCTCTGCAATAGGGGTTGGACCGGTTGATGCGGCTTTGAGGGCTGTTGCCGAGCTTGTGGGAAAACAGATAAGGATAACTGAGTTCAGGATGGACGCAATAACCGGAGGGAGCGACGCTCTTGCGGAGGTGTATGTGACTGTTGAAGACGAGGAGGGAAGAAGCTTCACCTCGAGAGGGGCAGGAGCCGACATAGTTATGGCGAGCGTGGATGCCGTCATAAACGCGGTGAACTATCTGATGAAAATGAGGAACAGATGA
- a CDS encoding ABC transporter permease translates to MYAEPLVRLISASTLAILVITVSYLRKIGIAMDFSSAALRGLVQLMILSAVLTYVFTSPVWPAFAIPIFIAMALLAGYTSAKRVGIPGAVWITTPSIAVGAAVSLAVMTALRVIPLKPEFVIPLAGMAFGNAMNICSLTLNRLLSEVRNNRNRIEAMLALGATAQLAMEQYERISIKSALIPSIDNMRTLGIIFIPGAMTGMLMAGINPVTATVYQIAIFFMIISSGIVAAVYATYLIKKRLFTPAHQLIEEI, encoded by the coding sequence ATGTACGCTGAACCTCTGGTCAGGCTCATCTCCGCTTCAACCCTTGCAATCCTTGTCATAACCGTGTCGTACCTCAGAAAAATCGGAATAGCCATGGATTTTTCATCCGCCGCTTTGAGGGGTCTGGTCCAGCTCATGATTCTTTCAGCAGTGCTCACATACGTCTTCACATCACCGGTATGGCCCGCTTTCGCCATACCAATATTCATCGCCATGGCTCTGCTTGCTGGTTACACCTCCGCCAAGAGAGTTGGCATACCGGGTGCGGTGTGGATAACCACACCGAGCATTGCAGTGGGTGCCGCAGTATCACTTGCAGTTATGACTGCCCTCAGGGTGATACCTCTGAAACCGGAGTTCGTTATCCCACTCGCAGGCATGGCGTTTGGTAATGCGATGAACATTTGCTCACTGACGCTCAACAGGCTCTTGAGTGAGGTCAGAAACAACAGAAACAGGATTGAGGCCATGCTTGCTCTCGGCGCCACTGCCCAGCTGGCAATGGAGCAGTATGAAAGAATTTCAATAAAATCTGCTCTTATACCGAGCATAGACAACATGAGGACTCTTGGCATAATATTCATCCCCGGTGCGATGACTGGAATGCTCATGGCCGGAATCAACCCAGTAACTGCTACGGTCTACCAGATAGCCATATTCTTCATGATCATCAGCTCAGGTATTGTCGCAGCAGTTTATGCAACATACCTGATCAAGAAAAGACTGTTCACACCAGCCCATCAGCTCATAGAGGAAATCTAA
- a CDS encoding multiheme c-type cytochrome, which yields MKRAILSALIAIMALTAIVSAEEPCIGCHKSVTPGIVSQYEDSAMAKAGVTCLDCHGEIKGINDPSVINHNGYRITPVVSPLHCQKCHPKEYEEFMRSKHAWTALIGPYKLWYRDVISKGLVKEGEAPTNDVFLAEDPYEHMGNTVSALFPASGILDRVGLLDEIDGYKNTLNCEGCHGSAVIVKDGKIVKGWPNNGIGRMNPDGSLGSCSACHTRHKFDRAEARKPETCGQCHLGPDHPQIEIYEESKHGNIYYSLENHSFLKEERLTPENTPAPTCAVCHMSGFNGARTTHDVGERLYWELQPAISTPQWYPSNLVPVGKAKPDGEKASQNREEMKKVCRGCHSPSWVDRYFVEFDQSVQDYNVVAKSAKEFLQKIYDEGLADKSNPLDEYPELMWYYIWHHDGRRWKMGASMMGYDFAHWSGIVDTVMDKYGRMIAWYDTQKKIENIKTLAEEGKATPKANAESAEREAESTPGFGVVSAITAIAALLGIYMTGRRKREN from the coding sequence TTGAAGAGGGCAATACTGTCTGCTCTTATAGCCATAATGGCATTGACAGCAATTGTATCTGCAGAAGAGCCCTGTATTGGCTGCCACAAATCCGTAACTCCTGGAATAGTCAGCCAGTACGAGGATTCTGCAATGGCAAAGGCAGGAGTTACATGCCTGGACTGTCACGGTGAGATTAAGGGTATAAACGATCCAAGCGTTATTAACCACAATGGCTACAGAATAACCCCTGTTGTCTCACCACTGCACTGCCAGAAGTGCCACCCGAAGGAGTACGAGGAGTTCATGAGGAGCAAACACGCCTGGACTGCACTCATAGGCCCCTACAAGCTATGGTACAGGGATGTTATCTCAAAGGGCCTTGTTAAGGAAGGCGAGGCTCCTACGAACGACGTCTTTCTTGCAGAGGACCCATACGAACACATGGGCAACACGGTCTCAGCCCTTTTCCCAGCATCTGGCATTCTCGACAGGGTGGGACTTCTCGACGAGATTGATGGCTACAAGAACACGCTGAACTGTGAGGGCTGTCATGGCAGTGCTGTGATTGTCAAGGACGGAAAGATTGTCAAGGGATGGCCCAACAACGGCATTGGCAGGATGAACCCCGACGGCAGTCTGGGGAGCTGTTCCGCATGCCACACAAGGCACAAATTTGACAGGGCTGAGGCGAGAAAGCCTGAAACGTGTGGGCAGTGCCATCTCGGTCCTGACCACCCGCAGATTGAGATATATGAGGAGAGCAAGCACGGAAATATTTACTACAGCCTCGAGAACCACAGCTTCCTGAAAGAGGAGAGATTAACGCCTGAGAACACTCCTGCACCGACATGTGCGGTCTGCCACATGAGTGGGTTCAATGGAGCCAGAACGACCCACGACGTTGGAGAGAGGCTCTACTGGGAACTGCAGCCTGCAATAAGCACTCCTCAGTGGTATCCGTCCAATCTCGTGCCTGTGGGCAAGGCCAAGCCGGACGGGGAAAAAGCCAGTCAGAACAGGGAGGAGATGAAGAAGGTATGCAGAGGGTGCCACTCACCTTCATGGGTTGACAGATACTTTGTGGAATTTGATCAGTCGGTTCAGGACTACAATGTAGTTGCCAAGTCGGCAAAGGAATTCCTACAGAAAATCTACGACGAGGGGCTTGCAGACAAGAGCAACCCGCTGGACGAGTATCCTGAACTCATGTGGTACTACATCTGGCACCACGATGGCAGGAGATGGAAGATGGGTGCCTCGATGATGGGTTACGACTTTGCCCACTGGAGCGGTATCGTTGACACGGTCATGGACAAGTACGGCAGGATGATAGCATGGTACGACACACAGAAGAAGATAGAGAACATCAAAACACTGGCAGAAGAGGGTAAAGCCACACCGAAGGCTAATGCAGAGAGTGCAGAGAGAGAAGCAGAATCGACGCCAGGATTTGGAGTGGTGAGTGCAATAACTGCGATTGCCGCCCTGCTGGGAATATACATGACAGGACGGCGTAAAAGAGAGAACTGA
- a CDS encoding TIGR00288 family NYN domain-containing protein, which translates to MAIKSTLSVSKIQKFKKILSSRKEGKKRIGVLVDGPNVLRKEFNLNLKEIRDILSEYGDIKIAKTFLNQYAGEKLVEAIENQGFEPIITSGDVDVRMAVEAMEIIYNDSIDVLALVTRDADFKAVLKKAMELGKETIIIGFEPGFSAALKNSADIAIVLNEDEYEEE; encoded by the coding sequence ATGGCGATAAAGTCCACACTGAGTGTGTCGAAGATTCAGAAGTTTAAGAAGATACTTTCGTCAAGAAAAGAGGGTAAAAAACGGATTGGTGTTCTGGTCGATGGTCCTAATGTTCTGAGAAAAGAGTTCAATCTTAATCTAAAAGAAATACGGGATATTCTTTCTGAGTACGGGGATATAAAGATTGCAAAGACGTTTCTGAATCAGTATGCTGGAGAGAAGCTGGTTGAGGCTATTGAGAATCAGGGTTTCGAGCCGATAATAACCTCTGGAGACGTTGACGTGAGGATGGCCGTCGAGGCCATGGAGATAATCTACAACGATTCCATTGATGTCCTTGCTCTTGTTACGAGAGATGCGGATTTCAAGGCGGTCCTCAAAAAGGCCATGGAACTGGGTAAGGAGACCATAATCATAGGTTTTGAGCCAGGTTTTTCAGCTGCTCTCAAGAACTCGGCAGATATTGCCATAGTTCTGAATGAGGACGAATATGAGGAAGAGTAA
- a CDS encoding DUF554 domain-containing protein — MIGTLINVASIVFFSIAGIAIGSKIGEELKEYLMKVLGLVVLLIGVEMAFETTNFAILTLTILTGSVMGSVMKIEERLEEIGLKIERKFEGSKFADGFVASTLLFCVGSMAVIGPIQEALTGDSTLLMTKAMLDGIASLALSSALGIGVAFSAIPVLLYQSFFYFTALGVREYATDLLITELTATGGVMIAAIGINLMKLTNMKPGNMLPSLLVLPVYLKIFSILTAVMS; from the coding sequence ATGATTGGGACACTGATCAATGTGGCCTCTATAGTCTTCTTCAGCATTGCGGGAATTGCAATAGGGTCAAAAATTGGAGAAGAGCTGAAGGAATACCTGATGAAAGTTCTCGGACTCGTTGTGCTTTTAATTGGCGTTGAAATGGCATTCGAGACGACAAACTTTGCCATTCTGACTCTGACCATTCTGACTGGCTCGGTCATGGGAAGTGTGATGAAAATTGAGGAAAGACTCGAAGAGATAGGACTGAAGATAGAAAGGAAATTCGAAGGTTCGAAGTTTGCTGACGGATTCGTGGCATCAACACTTCTTTTCTGCGTTGGTTCGATGGCAGTCATAGGTCCGATTCAGGAAGCCCTCACGGGAGACAGCACACTGCTCATGACTAAGGCCATGCTCGATGGCATTGCATCCCTCGCCCTTTCCTCCGCTCTCGGGATAGGCGTCGCCTTTTCAGCAATACCTGTGCTGCTGTATCAGTCCTTTTTCTATTTTACGGCTCTTGGGGTGAGGGAATACGCCACAGACCTTTTGATAACCGAGCTTACTGCAACAGGGGGCGTTATGATAGCCGCAATAGGGATAAACCTCATGAAGTTGACAAACATGAAACCCGGAAACATGCTTCCCTCTCTCCTCGTTCTTCCGGTCTATCTGAAAATCTTTTCCATACTCACAGCGGTGATGTCATGA